A window of Halobacillus naozhouensis genomic DNA:
TTTCATAAGCGATTTGTTCATAACTGTCGCCAAGTATCCCCATATGATCTAACCCTATATTTGTAATTATGGATAGAGCCGGATGGATAATATTCGTTGAATCCATCCTTCCTCCAAGACCTGCTTCAAACAAAACAAAATCTAAGGGCTGACGAGAAAAATATAGAATAGCCATCGCTGTAATCACTTCAAACTCTGTAGGCTCTCCCCAAACCGTGTTCGCCAATTGTTCTGCAAGTGGCTGAATATCGAGGACAAGGTTCGCAAGTTCCTCATCATCAATCGGATTCCCATTTACGCTAATTCGCTCATTAAATCGCGTGATATAAGGTGACGTAAAACTACCTGCTGTATACCCTTGCTTCTGAACCAAATTCCGTAAAAATGTCAACGTAGATCCTTTTCCATTCGTCCCGGCAATATGAATAGATGTTATTTTTTTCTCTGGATGCCCCAGCTTCTCCATCATCCATTTCATTCGATTTAAACCAGGCTTAACTTTGAACTTTTCGCGTGAATGGATCCATTGTAACGCTTCATCATAATTCATCTATACGACCTTCCTTCAAAAAAGAGGAGAGCATTCGCTTGAATACCCTCCCATAGCTTTATGCTTTTAGTTCACTGATGCGAGTCTCTACTTTACCGCGTTTATCCAAATAATCCTGTTCTTTTTTACGTTCTTCTTCGACAACATGCTCAGGGGCTTTTTTAACAAAACCTTCATTCGAAAGTTTCTTCTGAACACGTTCTACTTCTTTATCCCATTTCTGCCAATCTTTTTCTAAACGTTTTATTTCGTCATCGATATTAATCAGACCAGCAAGCGGCAGATAAAGCTCTGCTCCTGTTATTACGGCAGACATTGCTTTTTCAGGTGCCTTGAGATCTGTACCAATAACGAGTTCACTTGGATTACAGAATCGCTCCAAATAGCTTCGGTTCTTCTCGAGCTCTGCAGCCACTGATTCATCCTTGGCTTGAATCATCAATTGAATTTCCTTAGACATTGGTGTATCAACTTCAGCCCGGATATTACGCACAGAACGAATGATCGATACCAATCGTTCCATTTCGGCAACGGCCGTTTCATTGTGATGCTCTTCTTTCACCTGTGGCCATGCAGCCTGAGTGATCGACTCTCCTAGGTGAGGAAGATGCTGCCAGATTTCTTCCGTAATAAACGGCATAAACGGGTGAAGCATACGCATAATCTGATCTAAAGTGTAAGCTAAAATCGAACGTGTTGTATGAATACGGGCTTCATCTTCTCCGTAGAGCGGAAGTTTGGCCATTTCGATATACCAGTCACAAAACTCATCCCAGATAAAATTGTATAAGTGACGTCCTGCCTCCCCAAATTCGTATTTGTCGATATTCCGTGTTACCTGCTCAATCGTTTCATTTAATCGGGTAAGAATCCAATCATCAGCCACTGATTTTTCACCAGATAAGTCAATGTCATCGTATGTTAAATCACCCATGTTCATTAAGGCAAACCGTGAAGCATTCCAAATTTTATTGGCGAAGTTCCACGTGGATTCAACCTTCTCCCACTGGAAGCGCAGGTCCTGACCTGGAGCGGAGCCGGTAGAAAGGAAGTATCGTAATGAATCTGCACCGTATTCCTCAATGACCTCCATCGGGTCGACTCCGTTACCGAGCGACTTACTCATTTTACGACCTTCTGCATCGCGAACTAGTCCGTGAATGAGCACATCTTCAAATGGACGACGGTCTGTAAATTCAATCGACTGAAAAATCATCCTGCTAACCCAGAAGAAGATAATATCATACCCGGTGACAAGCGCATTGGTTGGGAAGAACCGCTGGAAGTCCTCACTATTCTCATCAGGCCACCCCATCGTAGAAAAAGGCCATAATGCAGATGAAAACCAGGTATCGAGCACATCCTCATCCTGCTCCCAGTTCTCAGCGTCTGTTGGAGCTTTCTTCCCTACGTAGATTTCGCCAGTTTCTTTATGGTACCAGGCAGGAATCCGATGTCCCCACCACAACTGACGGGATATACACCAATCACGAATGTTCTCCATCCAGCGCAGGTATGTCTTCTCAAAACGGTCCGGGACGAAATGAACCTTATCATTCCCGCTTTGTAAGTTAATGGCTTTTTTCGCTAGCGGTTCCATATTAACAAACCATTGTGTAGATAAATACGGTTCCACTACAGCTCCGCTACGCTCAGAGTGACCAACAGAGTGCCAATGGTCTTCTATTTCAAAAAGAACACCTTCCGCTTGCAAGTCCTTGACGATTTGCTTACGACACTCAAATCGGTCCATACCCTGATATTGCCCAGCCTGATCATTCATCGTCCCGTCTTCATTCATAACCAGGACACGTTTTAATTTATGGCGGTTACCAATTTCAAAATCATTGGGATCGTGGGCCGGAGTAATTTTAACTGCCCCTGATCCGAATTCCATTTCTACATAGTCATCCGCTACAATTTCAAGTTCCCGCCCTATAATTGGCAGAATTGCTTTCTTACCAATGAGGTGTTTGTAACGATCATCATCAGGGTGAACTGCAATTGCTGTATCTCCAAGCATTGTTTCAGGGCGAGTCGTAGCGATCTCTATCGAACCTTCCCCATCCTTTAAAGGATAACGCATGTGATAAAAAGCACCCTGGACATCTTTGTATTCTACTTCAATGTCCGACAAGGCGGTTTTTGTAGCTGGGTCCCAGTTGATGATATATTCTCCACGGTAAATCAAATCTTTTTCATAAAGTTTTACAAACACTTCCTTAACAGCTTCGGATAAGCCATCATCAAGTGTGAAACGCTCACGTGAATAATCAAGCCCGAGACCTAATTTTTCCCACTGGGTACGAATAAACTGGGCGTACTCCTTCTTCCATTCCCATGACTTCTCCAGAAATTCCTCTCGACCGAGATCATAGCGGGTTGTTCCCTGTTCTTTAAGCTTCGCTTCCACTTTTGCCTGTGTGGCAATCCCAGCATGGTCCATTCCAGGAAGCCATAATACGTCATATCCTTGCATCCGTTTAACGCGTGTCAAAATATCTTGTAATGTCGTATCCCAGGCGTGACCTAAGTGAAGTTTGCCTGTGACATTCGGCGGTGGAATAACAATCGTATAAGGTTCCTTGTTCTTATCACCTGTTGCTTCAAAAAATTTGCCGTCCACCCAGTATTTGTAACGATCCTTTTCGACTGCTGATGGATCATACTTTGTTGGCATGGTTACATCCTTTTCCTCCATGGATCTGTTCCTCCTTTAATCATCTCGTGAAATAAAAAAATCCCCTTCATCCATAAAAAGGACGAAAGAGATTACTATCCGTGGTACCACCTTTATTTACAGGGATTCCCTGTACACTTCATTAGTTCATAACGGTTTTGAACCGGCTTCTTCTACTTTACTTTCAAAGAAACTGCATCCAGGGCGACCTTCCATCAATAAACTGGCTGGGAAACTTTCAGCACGTGTTTCCCTCTCTGGAGCGTCTATTCATGTACTCTTCCCTATCACGGCATTTCACATATAGGTATTCTTTTTCATATTGTATATAGAATTCACTGTTGAAGTCAACTTTTTTTATTAAATTAGGCTTTAGTATTTGTTTAATGTCAGAAAACCTGTAATGAATGATTGCTGCTCGGCCCATCCACGTCTTGTCATTTATGATAAAAGGAGGAACATATCATGAGTCGTTTCTATCGCTACCGGCTCCCACCATGGTGCAGACATTGGCTGTTAATTATCGAAAGAGCCATTCTGCCTATTATGATTTATCAGCTGTTCCGAACCATATTTTGGCCAACTACACTAGATGTTTTCTTAACAGGTATCTTCATCGGCTTATATATAGCGTTCCATTTAAAATGGATTTAATGCGGAATATAAACGATTTGACCAGGAGTTACATCTTCCTCCAAATCATTGATCTTCTCGATTTGTTTAACAGGAACTTCATATCTTTCCGCAATCATTTCAATGGTTTCATTATCTTGGGCGATATACATTTTCATTTTGGTGTAGGAGTCTTCCCGATTAGGAAAGAGATGTTTAAATATCTGTTTAATCCCATTTACACCAGATGAAGGGGATGCTTCTTCTTCATTTTCGTTTTCTTCCTCTTCCTGGTACGAAGCGAGAGTGGAATGGGGAGGTGTGTCACTCGCATTTACATGGTTTGTCGTTCCTTCCCATTCACTCGTGCTTTCAGAAGAAATCTCCTGTACATGCTCAATTTTATTTTCTTTAAAATAATCCGACAAACTTTGTGATTTTTTATAGGACCATCTTCCCTCTTCATCCTCTTCCTCTTCAATATCCTCTGGTTGCTCAGGCTCATGTAGTTTTCGATGTTCCTGAAGATCAAAAATCGAAGTATCAGGTCTCTCAGGTTCTTCTTTGTTAAAGTCAACAGGTCCAACCGTTAACGATTCATCAAATACTTCTTGCTCAGGAACTGGCGGTGCCTGCTCTTGTCTCAGGCCATTTATGTTAAGTTGAGCCTCTAGCCTAAGATAATGTTCAGCCGGGATTTCATAATCAAAGCTTTCAATGTTAATGTGAACTTGGTCTGTATCCTCCACCCGATCCGCCGGAATCGTCACTTCGACCGGAAAAGAATGAGAAAATTCGTAAACTCCCTCTTCCCCCCTCTCTATTAAATCAACCACCCGTCCTGATTGAATCGGAGCTGTATCTGCATATTTATCTTCTTCCTGCCCCGGCATATATTCGCCTGCTAGAATGACAGTCCCCTTTAAGCGGACTTCATCTCCTAAATCTTCGAGCGTAATTTCCGGTTCTAAAGAAATGCCAAGCAGTTCACGAACGCCCTGTCCTCCCTTAAACTGTAAGGATTCATTTAAATGGAATGAAAAAACTTGTTCTTCCTGATTACCCACTCTATCGTCCCCTCCCTATTTAAAATCAACATAGTTGTTTAATACACCATATGCACAACTCTGTCTTATATACATTATTTAGAGAGTTGACGCCCCCTGACCGCACAAAAAAGGAACATCATCTATTATGATAATGTCCCTCTTTATCACCTCTATAGTGAAGCAAATACCTTCTCAGCCGCTTTAATTGTATATTCAATATCTTCATCCGTATGAGCAACCGACAAGAAAGTCCCTTCGAACTGTGATGGCGGCAGGAAGATTCCTTCTTCAATCATGCCACGATAATATCTGGAGAACATCTCCAAATCTGATTGATTTGCGGTTTCAAAATTGGTGACTGGCTGATTTGTAAAGAAGAACCCAACCATGGAACCTGCACGGTTTACTGTTAAAGGAATCTGATGTTCTGCTGCTGCTGCAGTGAACCCTTCAATGAGACGATCTACTTTTTTACTAATTTGTTCGTATGCTTCTTCGTCCATTGCCTTTAAGGTCTCGTAACCAGCCATCATGGCTAATGGGTTTCCCGAAAGCGTTCCCGCCTGATAAATGTCTCCAACCGGTGCTACACTTTCCATGATTTCACGCTTCCCGCCGTAGGCACCTACAGGAAGTCCTCCGCCAATCACTTTACCTAGACAGGTCATATCAGGGGTTACACCAAAATGCCCCTGGGCACTATTATAACCCACACGAAAGCCTGTCATGACCTCGTCAAAAATAAGTACGGTTTCGTGCTCTTGTGTAATCGACCGCAAGCCTGTTAAAAACTCTTCATTAGGCGGTACAACGCCCATATTTCCAGACACGGGCTCCACAATAACAGCTGCCAGGTCATCACCGTATTCTTCAAATACATAACGCACACTTTCCAGATCGTTATAAGGAACGGTAATCGTATTTTTAGCAATTGATTCCGGTACACCTGGGGAATCCGGAAGTCCTAGTGTAGCTACACCAGAGCCTGCCTTAATCAACAAAGAATCACCGTGCCCATGGTAATTTCCTTCGAACTTAAGTATTTTGTTACGCCCTGTATACCCTCTTGCTACTCTTAGTGCACTCATAGTAGCCTCTGTTCCTGAGTTCACCATTCGCAGCATTTCGATCGATGGCACTCGATCAATAACAAGCTGCGCTAACTTATTTTCAATTAATGTCGGTGTACCAAAGCTTGTCCCGAGCTCGGTCGTTTTCTTAAGCGACTCCACAACTCTTTCATCAGCATGACCAAGTATTAATGGGCCCCAGCTCAATACATAGTCCACATACTCTTGCCCATCGATGTCGTAAATTTTCGAGCCTTTTCCCCGCTCCATGAAAATCGGGTTCATATTAACTGATTTAAAAGCACGGACAGGAGAGTTCACCCCTCCCGGCATTAAGTCTACTGCCTCGTTATACGCATCTGTAGATCGATCAAAGTTCATCCTGAACACCCTTTCCCTTTAACAAAATTACTTCTCTAAATAGCGTGCGACATCTTTTGCAAAATAAGTGACTATTAAATCGGCGCCTGCCCGCTTCATGGAAGTCAGTTTCTCAAGTACGATTTCTTGTTCGTTAACCCAGCCATTTTGGGCTGCCGCTTTAATCATCGAATACTCTCCACTTACGTTGTAAGCCACCAATGGTAAATGATAACGATCTTTCAATTCTCTCATAATATCAAGGTAGGATAAGGCTGGCTTTACAATCAAAAAGTCCGCACCCTCCTCAATATCAGATTCCGCTTCACGAAGGGCTTCCAAACGATTCGCCGGATCCATTTGATAGGCGCGGCGGTCGCCAAATTGCGGAGAACTATGAGCTGCATCACGGAATGGACCGTAGAAGGCTGAAGCATATTTAACAGCATAGGACATAACAGGAATTTGGCTGTAGCCTGCTTCATCTAACCCCTTACGGATTGCAGCAACAAAACCATCCATCATATTAGATGGTGCGATTACATCGGCTCCTGCTTCAGCCTGGGTTACAGCGGTCTTCGTAATCAATTCTAATGATTCATCATTGGCGATATCTCCATTTCTAATCACACCACAGTGACCATGATCCGTATATTGACACAAACAAGTGTCAGCAATAACGGTTAACGAAGTATGTTCTTTTTTAATATAACGAATCGCTTGTTGTACGATTCCTTCATTATGATAAGCTTGCGTACCAACCGCATCCTTCTCGTTAGGCACCCCAAAGACGATCACTGAACGCACACCCAGGTGTTCCAGCTCCGTCATTTCCTCTGCTAAATAATCCAGAGACACTTGATGTACCCCAGGCATAGATGCAACGGCATTTTTAACTCCGCTTCCTTCTACTACAAAGATCGGGTAAATTAAATCTTCTTTATGAAGATATGTCTCTCTAACAAGGGAACGCATTGATTCTGTCTTTCTCAGCCTGCGATGCCGCTTAAACTGTAATGGATTCATTGGGAACTATCCTTTCTTACCAAAATGGTCTGCCATATTACAGACCATAGATTTAATTGTGTATGTTTCTGGAACATAAACCGTCAGGAAACCAGAAGATTTTGCGGCCTCCCCAGTTGTCGGCCCGATGCAAAAGCAAGGGATATGCAGAGCAGGCTCTTTATGATCCTTTGTCAGCTGCATAAATGCTTCTACTGTAGATGGACTAGTGAAAGTCAAAGCATCAAGCCCATCTAGCTGGTTAGCCAGCAAGTTATTCTCATTTACTAATAGCGTATCATATACAGTAGCGGTTTTGAAAAATACTCCCTGTTGTTTGAAGGCGCGAGGCAAGATTTCCCGAGATCGATTGCCCCGTACAAATAAAATCTTCCCGGGTTGCTCTACCTGTTCGAAAAATTGCTCGACCATAGATGATGCTTGATAGTCTGACGGTATAAAATCCGGTGTTATGCCACATGTTTCAAGCATGTGGGCAGTTTTATCACCAACCACGGCCCACTTACAATTCTCAGGTATTTTTATCTGATAAAGACGAATCAACTCGAAAAAAAACTTCACGCCATTAGAGCTTGTCAAAAAAACCCAGCTGAAGTCGTGAAGTTTTGTAAGAATGTTGTGGTTATCTAAAGAGTCATTCAACTTAAACTGAAGGAGAGGAGCATGAAGAACCTTTCCTCCAAATCGTTCAACTTCCTTCTTTATAGATGAGGATTGAGAAGATGCCCTCGTCACCAGAATATTCTTCCCCGCTAGTGGTAACATTACTTGTCATACTCCTCAATAGCGTCATTAACAATTTCTTGAGCTCCTTGCTTTTTCAAGCGTTGAGCAGCTTCTGTCCCTACTGCGATAGGATCTGTCCCAGACACTGTTTCGTTTAGAATCGTTGTACCGTCAGGTTTACCTACCAAGGCTGTCAGCGTTATCGTTTCTCCATTAAGATAGGCATATCCCCCGATAGGAACTTGACAGCCGCCATTCAAATCGTGGAGGAATTTACGCTCTGCAGCGACAGTTGTTTCAGTTGTTTTGTGATTAATTTGTTGTAAGAAATCCAGTAATTCCTTGTCATCTTCACGACATTGGATTGCGAGTGCCCCCTGGCCTACTGCTGGGACACATACATCCGGCTGTAAATACTCGGTCACGAGGTCATCACTCCAGCCCATTCTTTTAAGGCCCGCAGCTGCCAGAACGATGGCATCATACTCCCCATCATTAAGCTTTTGAAGGCGAGTATCAATGTTTCCGCGAATCCACTTAATCTCAAGGTCAGGCCGAACCGCTTTAATCTGAGAGCCGCGTCGCAAGCTGCTTGTGCCAACAATAGCTCCTTCTTGCAAGTCCATTAATGCTATGTGTCCATTCGATACAAATGCATCACGATGATCTTCACGGATCGGAACCGAAGCAACCGTTAACCCTTCAGCTACAACAGCAGGCATATCTTTCATACTGTGAACAGCCATATCAATTTCTTTATCATACATAGCTTGTTCAATCTCTTTAATAAACAATCCTTTTCCGCCCACTTTATTTAAGGTAACGTCCAGAACTCGATCACCTTTCGTGGAAATCCTTTTGATTTCAAATTCGTAAGAAGGATTTATCTTTTTCAACTGATCAATAACCCACTCTGTTTGTGTAATTGCCAAATTACTCTTTCGCGACCCTATTACTATTTTTCTCACAGTCATCCTCCTAGAAGAATTTTAGAAATGAAAATTCGATAACGAACCGAATAAAAAGAAATTAATTAAGAGAACCAGAAATGCCGCCGTATTAAATAGCGAAATTGCGCGACCCTGATACCCTTTGACTACCCGTAAAAACAAGTAGATGATATAGACAAGTAGAACAATAAATGACCCAAGGGTTTTGGAATCGTACCAATAAAACACATCTTCCGACACATAACCCCATGTTACCCCTAAAATCACAGCAATAAGAAGCAATGGCACCCCAAGAATAACCGAAATATATGAAAAGTGGTCCAGCTTCGTTAAATCTCCAAGTCGAAGCAGCTTGGTATTCCATTTCTTCTGTTTAAGTAACCGGTACTGAAAGAGATACATGAGAGAAAAAATAAACGAAAATGTAAAAAACCCGTAAGAAATAATGGCCAACGTTATATGAGCTACAAGCATTTCATGAACTAGCTCAATTCCCTGATCATCAAGCACGCTTGGTGCCCTCGTTGATATGTGAAGCAGCATTACCAAAAATCCTACTACATTTGTAAAAAATACAAGGAAATCCACACGAAATAACCGATTAATAATTAAAGAAAATGTTACTAAGATCCAGGCATAAAAGTACAGGCCATCATAAACTGTCATAACTGGAAAATTTTCTTCTATGAAAATCTGCCTTAATAAAAAAAGGGTCTGAAGTCCCCAAACCATACTAAGTAACCAGAAGGCTGCTCTATTGGCCTTCCGGTTATTTTGAATGAAATCAATAAAATATCCAATTAAGCTGCAACCATACAGGAAGAGGATTAATTCATAGACCCACTTAAACTCGAACATAGTAAACCTCCACCCTTAAAACTTTACAGTCTGAGTAAGTGTGGGGAAGGAAATAGGATCATCAGAACCCTTTACTGACTTATTATTTTTCTTATCCTGTTCCTTCAATTCCTCCTCAACCTCTTCTTCAATCCCAAAGATTTGAGTAAAGAGATGCAGGGATTCTTCAGCGTCTGGCTTGGCAGCAAGCTCCTTGGCCTGAAGAATGGGATCTTTGAGCATCTGGTTGATAATACTCTTCGTATGCTTTCGCAATACTTTCTTTTCCCGCTCTGTTAAATCAGGCATTTTTCTTTCAATACTGCTCATTGTCTCTGCCTGGATGCCCAATGCTTTAGCACGAAGCGCAGAAATTACCGGGATAACTCCGATCGTTTGAAGCCATTCTTTAAATTCTACAATTTCAGCTTCGATCATTAGTTCAATTTTTTCTGCAGCTTGCTTACGAACAGCTAAGTTCGCGTCAACGATCCCTTGTAAATCATCAATATCATAGAGAAAGACGCTCTCAAGCTCTTCTAAACGTGGGTCCAGATCCCTCGGAACAGCTATATCCACAAAGAAAAGCGGTTTCCCTTTTCTGGAACGGTGGATAGGTTCCATCTGTTCGTGTGTAAGTACATATTCAGTAGAGCCTGTTGAACTGATCACGATATCCGCATCCATTAACACAGATTCTAAATGATCCATAGTAGATGCTTGTCCGTTAAATTGATCGGCCACTACTTTAGCCTTCGATAACGTCCGGTTAAGAACTGTGACCTGTCTCACACCGAAACCATGAAGGTTCTTGGCAGCAAGTTCTCCCATTTTCCCTGCTCCCATAATGACGATGTGTTTATGAACTAAATCACCAAAGATTTTACGCGCTAATTCTACGGCTGCATAACTGACAGACACAGCATTTTCCCCGATGCTCGTGTCTTTGTGCGCTTTCTTTGCCATAGTAACGGCCTGCTTAAATAATTGGTTAAAAATAGTCCCTGTGGTATTTGCCTCTTGAGCCTGCAAGAAGACCTGCTTGACTTGTCCTAGGATTTGCGTCTCACCTAGAACCATTGAGTCAAGCCCAGACGTCACACGCATTAAATGTTCCATAGCCCCATCCGCTTCATATATGGAAAGAAACGAAGAAAACTCTTCCTTATCAATATCAAACCAGTTAGCCAAAAACTGTTTAATATAATAGCGGCCTGTGTGGAGTTGATCAACGACAGCAAAAATCTCTGTTCGATTGCATGTAGAAATGATTACATTCTCGAGGATGCTTTTTTGCGAATTAAGCTGCTGCATGGCTTCAGCTAAACGCTCATCTGAAAATGTAAGTTTCTCTCGAATTTCCACAGGGGCTGTTTTATAGTTGAGACCTACTGCTAAAATGTGCATTTCATCTACCCCCATATAACGTTCAAAACTATCACATATTACTTATTATAACATGAAACCTGATATTTTTTTGTGAAAATATGAACAGATTTTGAATCCCTTATGATAGGATACATTTAAGTCCATTACTCACTCAAGGTTCTTAGATTAGAACAACTCTAATTTAATAACTCGTCTGTAATATACCAGAACGAACCGTTAATCGCAAGAAATCAATACTCTGTTCAGCAATACAACTCACTGGACTTGAATATTACGGTTTGCAAACCTAAGTACTACAGTGAGATTCTAGAACGTATGTATCCCTGGAGGTGAATCATATGAAAAAAACTGACTCGTTTGCAGGCTTTTTACTAATCGGGCTTGGACTGTATTTTCTTATCCGACAGTTTAATATACCCTTTTTAAACCCTTTTTACTCATGGCCGACTATACTTATGATCATTGGGGCTGCCTTTCTTCTACATAGTAACATTTCGCGTGAATTTGCTAATATCTTCACCGGAGTCCTGCTTCTAGGTTTAGGGGTTCATTTTCATGGCAAAGTCCACTATTCATTTTGGATTGATCACTGGGGTGTTTATCCCTTTATTATTGGCATTGCTTTTCTGCTTCGATCTTTTAAAACTAAATCAGGTCTGTTACCGGGGCTTATTTTAATAGCGGTAGCAATCTTCGCCTTCCTCACCACATCCAACCCAATATGGTTTCGTTTCATTAACCTGTTGTTTAATTGGATTGAGAACTTCTGGCCTGTCGTACTGATCGGATTTGGTTGTTATTTAATTTATAAAAAGAGATAATCACCATTACATTTAAGGAAGTCCATCAAATCACAGAAATCCCCCTACATAGAAAAAGCAGGGGGATTCCGTTTTATAAGATAGAACTTAAAAAGGCCTGGGTTCGTTTCTCCTTCGGGTAATCGAAAATTTCATTTGGCTGGCCTGCTTCAACAATTCTTCCATCGTGCATGTAGACGACGCGATCCGCGACTTCGCGGGCAAACCCCATTTCATGCGTCACCACAACCATAGTCATCCCTTCCCGTGCTAAATCTTTCATAGTTTGTAACACTTCACCTACAAGCTCCGGGTCAAGAGCAGAGGTCGGCTCATCAAACAGCATAATTTCTGGTTTCATCGCAAGGGCTCGGGCAATTGCAACTCGTTGCTTTTGACCACCAGACAAACGGGATGGGTAGTCATTTGCTTTATCTTCAAGCCCTACTTTGCTAAGCAATTCTTTACCGTCTTCGATTGCTTTAGCTTTTGGAATTTTTTTAACCTGGATCGGAGCTTCAATAACATTTTCCAAGACTGTTTTATGGGGAAACAAATTAAAGTGCTGAAACACCATGCCTACTTTCTGCCTGACTTCATTTAAATTATCTTTTCTAGGATCTATGTCTTCTCCCCTTATAATAACCTCTCCGCTATTTTTCATCTCAAGGAAGTTGAGGCAACGTAGCATGGTACTTTTACCAGAACCACTGGCACCGATTAATACAACCACTTCACTCTCATCGACATTAAAATCAATATCCTTAAGAACATGTAAATCACCAAAGTATTTATTTAATTGGTCTACACGAATCATTTCTTTAGTTTTAATCAAACTACTTCAACCTCCTCATTAATCACTTACTGCTAACTTCTTCTCGACTAAGCTTACTAAAATCGTAAGCAGGAATACAAGAATTAAATAGTACACAGCACTAACAAGCAGCCATGTCATATAATCAAATGTATTAGCTCCTTGAGTTGTAGCGACAGCGAAAATTTCTGCAACACCTACAAATGCGGCTAAGGAGGAATCCTTCAAACCAATGATAAACTGGTTTCCAAGTGGGGGCAAGGCACGTCTAAATGCTTGTGGTAAAATAATGCGGCGCATCGTTAGGGAACGACTCATTCCGAGCGAACGACCCGCTTCAGATTGCCCTTTGCCAATCGACTGAATAGACCCTCGGAAAATTTCGGCAATATAGGCACCATTGTGAAACGCCAGCCCTAAAGATACAGCCCAGAAACCGCTCATCATCCAAATTTCAGTAAGTCCATAGTAGAAGACAAAGATTTGCACAATAAGCGGAGTGCCTCGAACGATGTAGATGTATATGTTCGCTATCCACATTAGCGGTCTAATAGCTGAAATCTTTAATAGGGCAAAAAACAATCCAATAAAGACGGCTAAGAAAATAGAGACTGCTGTTAGTTTTAACGTCATTAGCGCGGCTTCGATAAATATGCCCCGACTTTCTACCAATGCTCCAAAGAATCCACTGTATTCCATAAATCCACTCCCTTTCAAGTGAAAAAGAGTACGCAAAGCGTACTCTTTATTCAGGTCTTACCCATAATTAAGCAGTTCACTCAGGCACAGTTGTAATATCATCATTAAAATACTTTTCGCTAATTTCCTTTAACGTTCCATTTTCTCGCAGTGTTTCTAAGGCAGTGTTGATGTCCTCTAATAGTTTGTCTTTTCCTTTTGCGACAGCGATTGCCTGGTCACTGCGTTCAATAATCTTTTTACCTTCAATCTCAAGATCTTGACCAATCGCTTCCTTACCGGTTAAGAAGTCAGTAATCACGGCATCATGTCTGCCTTTAGCTAATGCTTGTAAAGCAACAACATCACTATCGTATA
This region includes:
- a CDS encoding uroporphyrinogen-III synthase; protein product: MLPLAGKNILVTRASSQSSSIKKEVERFGGKVLHAPLLQFKLNDSLDNHNILTKLHDFSWVFLTSSNGVKFFFELIRLYQIKIPENCKWAVVGDKTAHMLETCGITPDFIPSDYQASSMVEQFFEQVEQPGKILFVRGNRSREILPRAFKQQGVFFKTATVYDTLLVNENNLLANQLDGLDALTFTSPSTVEAFMQLTKDHKEPALHIPCFCIGPTTGEAAKSSGFLTVYVPETYTIKSMVCNMADHFGKKG
- the hemC gene encoding hydroxymethylbilane synthase, translating into MRKIVIGSRKSNLAITQTEWVIDQLKKINPSYEFEIKRISTKGDRVLDVTLNKVGGKGLFIKEIEQAMYDKEIDMAVHSMKDMPAVVAEGLTVASVPIREDHRDAFVSNGHIALMDLQEGAIVGTSSLRRGSQIKAVRPDLEIKWIRGNIDTRLQKLNDGEYDAIVLAAAGLKRMGWSDDLVTEYLQPDVCVPAVGQGALAIQCREDDKELLDFLQQINHKTTETTVAAERKFLHDLNGGCQVPIGGYAYLNGETITLTALVGKPDGTTILNETVSGTDPIAVGTEAAQRLKKQGAQEIVNDAIEEYDK
- a CDS encoding cytochrome c biogenesis protein; its protein translation is MFEFKWVYELILFLYGCSLIGYFIDFIQNNRKANRAAFWLLSMVWGLQTLFLLRQIFIEENFPVMTVYDGLYFYAWILVTFSLIINRLFRVDFLVFFTNVVGFLVMLLHISTRAPSVLDDQGIELVHEMLVAHITLAIISYGFFTFSFIFSLMYLFQYRLLKQKKWNTKLLRLGDLTKLDHFSYISVILGVPLLLIAVILGVTWGYVSEDVFYWYDSKTLGSFIVLLVYIIYLFLRVVKGYQGRAISLFNTAAFLVLLINFFLFGSLSNFHF
- the hemA gene encoding glutamyl-tRNA reductase; this translates as MHILAVGLNYKTAPVEIREKLTFSDERLAEAMQQLNSQKSILENVIISTCNRTEIFAVVDQLHTGRYYIKQFLANWFDIDKEEFSSFLSIYEADGAMEHLMRVTSGLDSMVLGETQILGQVKQVFLQAQEANTTGTIFNQLFKQAVTMAKKAHKDTSIGENAVSVSYAAVELARKIFGDLVHKHIVIMGAGKMGELAAKNLHGFGVRQVTVLNRTLSKAKVVADQFNGQASTMDHLESVLMDADIVISSTGSTEYVLTHEQMEPIHRSRKGKPLFFVDIAVPRDLDPRLEELESVFLYDIDDLQGIVDANLAVRKQAAEKIELMIEAEIVEFKEWLQTIGVIPVISALRAKALGIQAETMSSIERKMPDLTEREKKVLRKHTKSIINQMLKDPILQAKELAAKPDAEESLHLFTQIFGIEEEVEEELKEQDKKNNKSVKGSDDPISFPTLTQTVKF
- a CDS encoding LiaI-LiaF-like domain-containing protein; protein product: MKKTDSFAGFLLIGLGLYFLIRQFNIPFLNPFYSWPTILMIIGAAFLLHSNISREFANIFTGVLLLGLGVHFHGKVHYSFWIDHWGVYPFIIGIAFLLRSFKTKSGLLPGLILIAVAIFAFLTTSNPIWFRFINLLFNWIENFWPVVLIGFGCYLIYKKR
- a CDS encoding amino acid ABC transporter ATP-binding protein; translation: MIRVDQLNKYFGDLHVLKDIDFNVDESEVVVLIGASGSGKSTMLRCLNFLEMKNSGEVIIRGEDIDPRKDNLNEVRQKVGMVFQHFNLFPHKTVLENVIEAPIQVKKIPKAKAIEDGKELLSKVGLEDKANDYPSRLSGGQKQRVAIARALAMKPEIMLFDEPTSALDPELVGEVLQTMKDLAREGMTMVVVTHEMGFAREVADRVVYMHDGRIVEAGQPNEIFDYPKEKRTQAFLSSIL